A segment of the Manihot esculenta cultivar AM560-2 chromosome 13, M.esculenta_v8, whole genome shotgun sequence genome:
ATTGagagcacaaacagccggcggggccccgaggtcaccccggaacaaaaataaccaggatcctataagatctcctggagcaaaagcagccggcgaggccccgaggtcatcccggaattacaaaaatgaccaggatcccgtaagatcttctggaacaaaagcaaccggcgaggccccgaggtcatcccggaattacaaaaatgaccagaatcccgtaagatctcctggaacaaaagcaaccggcgaggccccgaggtcatcccggaaatacaaaatgaccaggatcccttaagatctcctggagcaaaagtaaccggcgaggccctgaggtcatcccggaaatacaaaatgaccaggatcccttaagatctcctggagcaaaagcaaccggcgaggccccgaggtcatcccgaaaatacaaaatgaccaggatcccttaagatctcctggagcaaaagcaaccggcgaggcctcgaggtcatcccggaaatacaaaaatgaccaggatcccgtaagatctcctggagcaaaaacagccggcgaggccccgaggtcatcccggaaatacaaaaatgaccaggatcacgtaagatctcctggagcaaaaacagccggcgagtccccgaggtcgtcccggaaacacaaagaagaccgggatcccctaagaactcccgggaaaacaaagtaaaaaacagCTGGAGAAGGCCTTAAGACCATCTCTAAGCAAAAAATCCCCATATCATATGCCGGGACAATTCTTAAAAatacagttccgacctcacaaaaagaTGCGTCCAAAGGCATCAAAGAAAGGCCAAACTCCGATCTCCCGAAGGAGCTCGGAGCACTATGGCCAAAAGATACTGAACTTAAAAAGTGATCCCTGACGCTAAGCTCAGCTTACAAAGAGGCCTAGGCAGCAAATAACCTGGAAGATACCCAGGGATATACGAAGCATCACAAGCCATAGGTGTAAAAGCCTACGTAAAGAGTGAAGAGCCGAGCTctcagcaaaaaaaaaaaaaaaaatcataacccGAGTCAGTTCGCCATACATAGACATCCGAGCTCATAACCAAGGAAACAGGAGAATCTCGCTGGAAGGAAAGACTCCCTTTCTCCGACAAAGGCCCTAGAAGTGAAGAGGAGTCAACACTGATATATACTCAAAATCTGAAGTCTTAGCGCAAAGTAACTCTAGACTCTAAGCCCACGATGTCAGGATCTTTAAAAGATATtaatggaaaaggaaaaaagaagcaaGTCCAAGCGATAATGACAGGAAAGTAAAGAAGAGCAGAGTATCTGAGAGGTAAGGAAAGGCCAGAAGGGAAAAAAGGCAGATAGGATTCAAGAAATGAggaatgacaaaaagatgaaagggagtTATGAAGGCATCTATACACAAACAGACGtggtcataatggttctcgatattcaccccctcggcagtcagaacaataactgccaagaaggtgaaggggcaattgatgaccgctggatttccctaTCCCCAATCCTGGGCCTAGATTACGGCCACGGTCCACgaaaggaaggcccgcacgCCCTCTCAAAACAAGCCCAGATCATCAGACCCCTGAGGccggactccaccagattcttcctaatcgagatcggcccagcccgtataaccttccccacggattccttctcctcctgggttCAGCGTCCAGCCCAGTTCTCGGCCCAGTCCAGAACCCCGAATGAGACTCGtcatacagcctggcagatccgctcgagcgtacgcacgggggagaatcagaggttgttacgcatggagcaggcgcctgatatcctcgtacgcccatatctgtatggcagagacgcgtggcccaatcaaaGGAGAGCTGTtgtacgtcaccagcaagcagaaagaaaggataaaagggatacccctctAGAGAGATGGACCAAGCCTTATtcttcaataccaaaacccttgtacaaccctattctattggatctcagatcatcaggtAGATTTGTAAAAGCAGGTGAAGCATATGATTATGACCCTCTTGTTACAAGGAACATCTGATCAGCCATATTGCCCTTTACTTACGACACGaagaactaaaattttaagGTAAATGAAACTTTCTGCTTGCTGAATCTACACGTAAATTCTCTTTCTCTGCATGCTTTCAAGTGGggctaaaagaaaaaaaaggaatctGTGCAAGCTAGCAGAAGGTGAGGCCTTTTGGAGAATAGAATGATTCTACTTGATAAATAATAAACTGCATTCATAATTTCTATGCTTTCCAATCTTATCTGTCTCTAATCAGATgccttaaaatttaaaaaccctTTTGCTTAAATACAGCAACAAGTTATTGACTTTGTTAATGATCCTTTTCCTTTCAGGTCTGATGATTGTTTCTTGGTTTTCAAGAGGGGTTGATACTAATGGATTTGAAATTTTCCCTTAAATAGGTTTCCCTCTTTCTTGAATATCCTCTAAAGAATCTGTTTCACTTTCAATAGTGtattaaattttacatattagttaattaattacatCTTTTGCATATCTTGACAGATTTAAAGTGCTGGAATTCACACTGGATCTTTTGAGTTCTGAAAGCTCATCAACCTGTGAACTACATCAACTACTATCTTCAACTATAGTACTCAAATCCATATATTGAAATGAGTAGTGGTACTTCTCTAAATGCATGTACCCTACCCATATTCCACTCAAAATAATTTTCTTCAGAATTTTCTGATCAGtatcttattatttttctctttgctTGGGGCACTTTCAAAGGATATTGATCCTGGAGAAAGAAATGGTGAAGGAGGTGTTAAATAACCTTTCAGTAATTAGTAATTAGAGATCAAAGAGAATAAATAGtacaaatatttaaatgtatagggactaaataatacatataattaaaaatatatgaacaaATTTCAAGACatgttaataaattataaagacaaaaaatttattttataaaatacaaaaacattttaattgaataattttcgaataggataaattaataaaatttttaaaagaattaggGACTGAATGATAAGTTTCCTTCAATTTATctagaattaataaaaattacataaatatccctataaaatcttaaaaaacGTTCAGGGGCCATGGCTTGGCTCCTAAATAGATCTGTCATTGGTCCCTTCAAACAAGAATTTTATAGTTTAGAGACATGTCAATCTTTAGCTCTACAGTTTATAGACTTGTCGGACTTTTCAAACAAGTGTTTATAGTTTATGAACATATCAATCTCCTCGTAAGTTTTagaaaatttcataaataaagaaattaaatccaAGATCTCATAGCTTGTTTAAACttgaaaatacaaaaaaataacaactttcatgaaaaataaacaaaattacaaactttttaaaaataagacaCGCAAAGATCATTTGGACTCTTatactatattaaaattaaaagaaattttaatatcatgttaaaaaattaaaacaagctGATATTATTGTTGgatttataatgaaaaatagccagttaaaataaaaaatagccaACTAAAAGCAAAGAAACATCAAACCCAGAGAAAATAGAGCATATGATATCAGCATAAAAACATCAAATTTGTAGCaacaaaatcaaaaatcaaaagctATAAATTTAACTTTAACAAGCCTATCaccaaaaattcaaaataacaCAACCAAAGAGTGAAAAGGGTAGAGAGaaaaataactaatttttttttttctttttctttcatcttTCCAGCAACTTTCTACGCAAAATACTCTCACTCTCTTTCTCTTACAAGACAAaggaaaaatcataaaaaaattaacaatgtCACCTAATACAAGTCAAACAAGAAAGCTAAATTCAACTGAAAATAAGGAAATCCACTTCTTTAAAACTAAACCATTACATTAAATATTCTCTCAATGAGAAAATCTCATCAATTCCAAcatttttatttacatttttaGCTTAAATAGGGGCACTAAGAATTATGTAGACTCGATATGCATTCTATAATAGAGGTATAGGTAGTCACTGGTGTTAAAAAGAAATAACACAAACTTAACAAACTTGAAAATGTAAGGAAAATAGTGATTTCTCATTGAAAGACGTTGTAGTTTATATACAAAAGAGAGGGAGCTATCAAACTAGCTAAGCTGTACAAGCCAGTCAATCACACTTCGGTTATCCTAATAGATTTTCCCTCCATAAATATGTTTACAATTGGGTGCAGTTCAAAGTAGACAAAAGTTATATTCAATATtcagatattttttttaatgttcttttttTCGCTTTTCTAAATATTTAGATCTAGAATAAGATTTATGAATTTAACatgttatttattttcttttaaatgtgGTAAATTATTGCTATAGACGGTAAATGAGTTTTCATGTTGGTTAGGTAAATTATTCAAGGAGCGTTGGTGTAACATTTGTTGCTTCTGACAATGCCGCTGTCATAGGCCACAAAAAGGCCTAAAAGAGATACGACGAGTTTTGTGCACCTTTCTCTTTCCTGGAGACCCAAAATTTGGGTAAACCTTACTAAGATCCACGATTGGTTTGTCCATTGTTCTTTGTTTAAGAAGTTTTGTGGTCTAATGGTAAGTGCGCATTACTATCAAGCCTTGGATTTGACTCATTCAGAAGATAGGAGTGAGCTAGGAAAAATAATTGGTTGGATTGAGTTTTTAGAGTAGCTTGGGCAACAACGTTTATGGAAATCAGTTGTAGGTTAGAGCTTAAGTCTAGTAGGAGAGATATTATAGTACAAGAGGTAGGTGCAGTGGTGTTGGGAGAGAATGAGTTGACAATTTGGTCTCCTTCGGCCATGGATGCTAATAATTGCCGGCCTTCTCACATCCGGGGTGAGACCGATCCTGGAAAAGAATATAGACTCAAAACCTATTGGACTCCTTAGAGTAGACCGATCTAATATCACGCCCTTCAATCCGTGACTAAAGCAAGTCGGACTGACCCTATACTTGGGTCTACTAGAAGAGAGCCCAAAGAATGATGTGATGGGAGGTAGGAGAGGTCCAGTTACCTCGCAGGCGTATCAGCATGCGCGCCGTATGGGTCTAAGTGACAGATCGGATTGACCCTATACTTGAGTTTACCATAAGAGAGTCCAGTCCAATGACGTAATAGGAGGTAGGAGAGCAGGTCCAGTTACCTCGCAGCCCTATCAGCATGCACATTGGGGGATTAAATGGCCGCTTGACAGAGATAGGTACGTCCGAATGTATGGATCTGAGTGACAGAGACGGGTCACTATAAAACaaggataaaaaaataaaggtgAACTTGATATTTTCAAGTTAAACTTACCTCCACTATAAGTCCCATTTGTTGGGCACTATCACTCTGATGCCATATAATGATGAATAAGGTATTTACAGATTATATGAGTATAAGGAAACCCAATCAAAAGTATTGATTACAATTATTTACATATTGGAAGGCTATAATTAAAGAGAGATTGTCCATTCTATGGAATGTGAAATAATCCTAATAATCTCCCCGCTAATTGATTTCGATTGGACTGAATATCTGCAAAAACCCGACCTGCAAAGTTCCTAATCAGAATGCCACAAAAAGCCAACACCAATTCTTCATTACTTACTGTGTAtgataccttttttttttcttttgttctttaatttttcttttgacaGCAACTTATCCTTAGAAAATTAATTGCGAAACAAGGCCAGTGACAGGACATGTAGCTGCGACATTAAAGTTTCACGTAAGTccaataattttattgttttatatttatttatttagtaaatgaatgagaaaagtcACGGATCGTGGCAGACTCATGGGTCTACCACACCCATTTCCTTCGGTTATGAATGAGTTTTTCGCAGCAGGTTTGAATACTCAAATCATTCTATACAGACATGAAGCTATAATAATGCAAGTGGAAAATTCTTAGGTTCTTCAAAGCCTATATACATCCAACCTAtaagaaattaagaaattatattttctattgAGACCCAACATGTTTTTCTAGTAGGGGTCCATCATCTTTTGGTGATTTATCAATTGAGATGTCACATCCGTGTAAGAAGTTCCAAATGCAGGTAGCATTATTAAACACAAAACCTTAAGGTGTGTCGTTAGTGCCTTGTATGCTTCCCACTATTGCGCTGGATACCATTTACACTAAAAAACAACGACCTGAGGAGAAGTCTGCAAGTTTTTCTTGTATGATTAGCTGCAATGTAATCTTGTGTTCATCAGATGACTCTCCAAAGATGATTTACAGTCCAATGTTACTAAATACCATCTTGTTCTCTTGTGTGTTTATATTTTGTTCTTCCCTTTTAAATTCCTTCGCCAGGCAGAACATCTCAGTACACAATCCGCTTAACGATGGTGAAACTCTTGTTTCCGCTGGAGAAGAATTTGAACTGGGATTCTTTACTCCTGCTGGAAGCGTTGATAACAAAAGGTATTTAGGGATATGGTACTATGGATTAAATCCAAGAACAGTCATATGGGTTGCCAACCGAAACCACCCACTTCCTGACACTGGTGGACGTTTTGCTGTAGATGATGGAAACCTAAATGTATTAGATGAATCTGGAAAAGTTGTTTGGTCAACAGATCTTGGACCACCATCACCAAGATATTACTGGGTAGCTACGCTTTTGGATTCTGGGAACTTGGTCTTCAGTAATCGGTCAGTGACCATATGGCAGAGCTTTAAGAACCCAACTGATACATTTCTTTCAGGTATGAAGATGGACAAGGAAATCAGGTTGACTTCATGGATTAGTGAACTTGATCCATCACCTGGAAAATTCAAGTTCAGTCAAGAAGATAAGGACCAGTTTATTATTCGGAATGGTTCCATTCCTTATTGGGGAAGTGGTGTATCTGGTGAATTCTTTAGAGCAGAACTAGATATAAAAGTAGCATACCTTTTATCAAACTTCGACAAAAAAATCTGGCCTTTTGGATCAAAACATATTCCCAACAGTTATTATAACAAGACAAGGATTGTGATGAATTTTACTGGACAGTTACAATACTGGAGCTTAGATAACCAGAACAATTGGTCGTTAGAGTGGTCGGAGCCAAAAGACAGATGCAGTGCTCTTGAAGCTTGTGGGAGGTTTGCCAGCTGCAATAACAATAACAATATTGCCTGTAAATGTTTGCCAGGTTTCAAGCCTCTATATCCAGAGGATTGGAAAGACGGAGACTTTTCTGGTGGATGCACCAGAACTTCAACATCATGTGAGAAGAATGACATCTTCTTGAACTTGACGATGATGAAAGTGAGCGACACAAAATCAAAATCTGAATTTAAGAATGAGACAGAATGCAGAGAGGAATGTCTCAGCAAATGCCTATGCAAGGCTTATTCATATACCCAAGACAAAAATAGTTTTCCCAGGAGCCCTACATTTAGTAACTCCACTTGTTGGATTTGGACAGAGGATCTTAGGAATCTACAGGAGGAATACCCTAATGGTCATGAACTCTTTGTCCGTGTAGCAAGGTCCGATATAGGTACTTGTTTTCTTGTCCTGTTCTTTTTAATTTGTGTGAGTTTCTCTGAGAACGAAAATAATGGAAAagtgtaaaataataaataatatataataacttGATTAAAATTGTGGTGATCCTATGTAGTTCAACTTTTTCAGAATCAACAGGTAGAAATTGTGAACCTTGTGGCACCAGCTTGATTCCTTATCCTTTAAGTACTGGATCAAATTGTGGTGATCCCATGTACTTGAATTTCTACTGCGACAACTCCACAGGAGAGCTTAAGTTTAAGGCAAGTACTGGAACCTATAATGTCACAAGCGTCAATCCAAATACGAGAACATTTGTCATCCAAGCCATAGAAGCACGTAGTTGCTACGCTAGAAATAGTGCAGTTCTGGAGCTTGACCCATCATTACCATATAAAATCAACTGTAGTAATGAGGTGGACAATGCCggtaataaaatttcatcagaAGGTATAGATGAAATAAAGATCAGTTGGGATACACCGCCAGAGCCAAGCTGCAATTCTTCGGCTGACTGCAAGGATTGGCCTTATTCAACATGCAATGTGACTGCAGAGGGTATGAGAAGGTGCCTTTGTCATGCAAACTTTCGATGGGATGGCTCAGCGCTGAATTGTACTATTGGTGAGAATCTTCTTTTATTCTTGAAACATCCACAGAAATGAATTTTCCATCTACTTGATTTTCATCAGTATGCACACATTTATCTGGATTGAACGTATAATTTGAttgtaatattaaaagatattccTCTTTCTTACAGTAGAAGACAGAACCTATCCTACGCCAATTATTGGATCTTCAAAAAGAAAGACAAAGTTGTTTTTTATCATTGGAATAACTATTGCGAGTCTCATAGTTCTTGCAAGTGCCATTGCTTACATATACATAAGGAAGGGAAGGATGAAAAAAAGACAAGGTAACTAGAAAAATCTTGTGTATTTTGTcagaatttgaaattttggGGCTTTGCCTTGTTGATAGTTTTAGTCAATAAAAGACCTATTCAGCAGGAGGAAAATCTTTGCTGTTGCTAGAAGTTAGGAGATCTTATTCTTAGTTTTATTCTTCTGCTGTATTATTTCTTTAGCTTATTCTTCGTTCTATCAGTTTATGTAAAGGCTATAAAATGCCTATCAATTGAGTTAATAATTATCATATTGAAAACCCAATTGCTCTGATTTATTATTTCTTGTGAACTTtgtcaattggtatcagagccctactGGCCCTGAGAAACAGTTTTTGAGTGATCAAACACAGCAAGATGAGTGATGATAAGACACTAACAAAGATCCCTCACTTTGATGGTCACTATGATCACTGGAGTGAGCTCATGGAAAACCTTCTTCGAGCTAAAGGTCTATGGAGCTTAATCGAAAATGGTTTTGAGGAACCACCGATAGCAACCAGGTTGTCAGAAACACAGCAGGCACAACTTGATGATGCTAGGACCAAGGATTATCAAGTGAAACACTACCTATTTCAAGCTATTGACAGAACTGTATTCGAGCAGATCCTCGATCGTCGTACAGCAAAAATAGTGTGGGATTCTTTGAAGCAGAAGTTTGGAGGCAATACCAAAGTCAAGAAATCTCTTCTTAATGCCTTGCGAAGAGAGTTTGAAGTTCTTGAGATGAAGAGAGATGAGACCATTACAGAGTATTTTGCTAGAGTTATGACTGTAGCAAATCAAATGAGGAGTAATGGTGAGGTGATGACAGATACCAAAATCGTTGAAAAGATTTTGCGTACTCTCACGGATAAATTTACATATGTTTGTGTGTCTATTGAAGAGTCTAACGACACTGAAACTATGACAGTTGATGAGCTGCAGAGTACTCTAGTAGTTCATGAACAAAAGTTTAAGCGGATTCGGAAGGAGGATGACGAACAGGTGCTCAATATTGAAGGACGGTCATCAACTAGCAGAGGAAGAGGCCCCAGCAGAGGGAGGGGGCGTGGTCGAGGAAGAGCAGTATTCAACAAAGCCACTGTTGAATGTTACAAATGTCATGGTTTAGGACATTTTCAATATGAATGTCCTCAGTTAAAAGAAGCAAATTATGCCGACCTTGATGAGGAGGATGAGTTAATGCTCATGGCATATGTGGACCTCCATCAGACTAACAGAAGTAATGCTTGGTTTGTGGATTCTGCATGCTCGAATCATATGTGTGGCAATCAGGAGATCTTTTCGAGCTTAGACacaacttttcttcattcagTCAAGCTCGGAAACAATTCTAGAATGCAGGTTACTGGCAAAGGAGAGGTGAAAGTGTGTCTGGAAGGGGTATGCTACACTATTCGTGATGTTTATTTTGTTCCAGAGCTGACAAATAATTTATTGAGTGTAGGGCAGCTACAAGAGAAAGGTGTGGCAATCTTATTTAACGAAGGAAAATGCAGTCTCTATCATCCTTTGAAAGGAAAAATGGCCGAATCAGTTATGAGTGCAAACCGAATGTTCATTTTGCTTGGTAGCACACCTGCTGTTTCCGACTCTGAGAAGTGTCTTCAAATTGGCAATCCGGATGATTCAATTCTATGGCATCACCGCTACGGACATCTAAGCTACAAAGGGCTACAGACATTGAATAACAAAAACATGGTAATTGGATTGCCTAAAATTACTGAGCCAAACTCCATATGTGAGGCATGTATGAAGGGTAAGCAGCAACGCATTCCATTTCCAAAGAAAAGTAAGTGGAGAGCTTCTGACAAGTTAGACCTGGTTCATGCTGATCTTTGTGGCCCCATCACACCAGCATCAAGCAGTCACAAGAGGTATATCTTATGCTTCATAGACGATTTTTCCCGAAAAGCATGGTGTTATTTTTTGGTTGACAAATCAGAaactttttatcattttaaatgttttaaagttctTGTGGAAAAGGAAACTGGTTTGCCAATCAAATGTTTGAGAACAGACAGGGGTGGAGAATTCAACTCCACTGAATTCAATGACTACTGTAAGCAACAAGGGGTGAAGAGACAATTAACCACGGCTTATACCC
Coding sequences within it:
- the LOC110630543 gene encoding G-type lectin S-receptor-like serine/threonine-protein kinase At4g03230 isoform X1 — encoded protein: MLPTIALDTIYTKKQRPEEKSASFSCMISCNVILCSSDDSPKMIYSPMLLNTILFSCVFIFCSSLLNSFARQNISVHNPLNDGETLVSAGEEFELGFFTPAGSVDNKRYLGIWYYGLNPRTVIWVANRNHPLPDTGGRFAVDDGNLNVLDESGKVVWSTDLGPPSPRYYWVATLLDSGNLVFSNRSVTIWQSFKNPTDTFLSGMKMDKEIRLTSWISELDPSPGKFKFSQEDKDQFIIRNGSIPYWGSGVSGEFFRAELDIKVAYLLSNFDKKIWPFGSKHIPNSYYNKTRIVMNFTGQLQYWSLDNQNNWSLEWSEPKDRCSALEACGRFASCNNNNNIACKCLPGFKPLYPEDWKDGDFSGGCTRTSTSCEKNDIFLNLTMMKVSDTKSKSEFKNETECREECLSKCLCKAYSYTQDKNSFPRSPTFSNSTCWIWTEDLRNLQEEYPNGHELFVRVARSDIESTGRNCEPCGTSLIPYPLSTGSNCGDPMYLNFYCDNSTGELKFKASTGTYNVTSVNPNTRTFVIQAIEARSCYARNSAVLELDPSLPYKINCSNEVDNAGNKISSEGIDEIKISWDTPPEPSCNSSADCKDWPYSTCNVTAEGMRRCLCHANFRWDGSALNCTIVEDRTYPTPIIGSSKRKTKLFFIIGITIASLIVLASAIAYIYIRKGRMKKRQETEKIGRDAVLLYGTEKRVKDLIGSEEFKEEDKKGIDVPFFNLDSILAATDNFSEANKLGRGGFGPVYKGIFPGGQEIAIKRLSSVSVQGLEEFKNEVVLIARLQHRNLVKLLGYCIHRNEKILLYEYMPNKSLDSFLFDAELAILLNWEVRFNIIMGVARGLVYLHQDSRLRIIHRDLKTSNILLDAEMNPKISDFGLARIFEGKQTEGNTNRVVGTYGYMSPEYALDGIFSVKSDAFSFGVVVLEILSGRRSTGVFRLEQGENLLSYAWRLWKEQKALDFMDKTISESCKSNEFLKCLCIALLCIQEDPADRPTMSNVLTMLSGETATFSTPKQPAFFEREGIADAASSSSSSKHEISTMWTTSLGGG
- the LOC110630543 gene encoding G-type lectin S-receptor-like serine/threonine-protein kinase At4g03230 isoform X2 produces the protein MLPTIALDTIYTKKQRPEEKSASFSCMISCNVILCSSDDSPKMIYSPMLLNTILFSCVFIFCSSLLNSFARQNISVHNPLNDGETLVSAGEEFELGFFTPAGSVDNKRYLGIWYYGLNPRTVIWVANRNHPLPDTGGRFAVDDGNLNVLDESGKVVWSTDLGPPSPRYYWVATLLDSGNLVFSNRSVTIWQSFKNPTDTFLSGMKMDKEIRLTSWISELDPSPGKFKFSQEDKDQFIIRNGSIPYWGSGVSGEFFRAELDIKVAYLLSNFDKKIWPFGSKHIPNSYYNKTRIVMNFTGQLQYWSLDNQNNWSLEWSEPKDRCSALEACGRFASCNNNNNIACKCLPGFKPLYPEDWKDGDFSGGCTRTSTSCEKNDIFLNLTMMKVSDTKSKSEFKNETECREECLSKCLCKAYSYTQDKNSFPRSPTFSNSTCWIWTEDLRNLQEEYPNGHELFVRVARSDIESTGRNCEPCGTSLIPYPLSTGSNCGDPMYLNFYCDNSTGELKFKASTGTYNVTSVNPNTRTFVIQAIEARSCYARNSAVLELDPSLPYKINCSNEVDNAGNKISSEGIDEIKISWDTPPEPSCNSSADCKDWPYSTCNVTAEGMRRCLCHANFRWDGSALNCTIEDRTYPTPIIGSSKRKTKLFFIIGITIASLIVLASAIAYIYIRKGRMKKRQETEKIGRDAVLLYGTEKRVKDLIGSEEFKEEDKKGIDVPFFNLDSILAATDNFSEANKLGRGGFGPVYKGIFPGGQEIAIKRLSSVSVQGLEEFKNEVVLIARLQHRNLVKLLGYCIHRNEKILLYEYMPNKSLDSFLFDAELAILLNWEVRFNIIMGVARGLVYLHQDSRLRIIHRDLKTSNILLDAEMNPKISDFGLARIFEGKQTEGNTNRVVGTYGYMSPEYALDGIFSVKSDAFSFGVVVLEILSGRRSTGVFRLEQGENLLSYAWRLWKEQKALDFMDKTISESCKSNEFLKCLCIALLCIQEDPADRPTMSNVLTMLSGETATFSTPKQPAFFEREGIADAASSSSSSKHEISTMWTTSLGGG